In the genome of Oryzias melastigma strain HK-1 linkage group LG19, ASM292280v2, whole genome shotgun sequence, the window AAAAGTTTACACTGAGCTTCATCCACAATATCAAAGtgctttcttttcttgtttttatcccTTTTCTGCAGGTCATAACTATCGATCTGCGTTCCACACAGTTCTGTGGTGGACTTGGGGTCACCGTCCCTGAAAAGGTGGATTCTTCTGTCAAATCCAAAGCCTCTTCCTCCGAGCTTCCCTACGTGAAAATGCTGAACAGAGTTCTGCCACAAGACATCCGGATCTTGGACTGGGCTCCTGTAGCGGAAGGTTTCAGCGCTCGCTTCGACTGCCAGTCCCGCACCTATCGCTACTACTTCCCCCGCGGCTCTTTGGATGTGGCTTTGATGGAAGATGCTGCAAAGAGGTGAGAAATTAAGTCAGAAACATTAACATCCTCTCTTTGTATaatcatttaataataattccTCAACAGATATGAGGGGACTCATGACTTCCGCAACTTGTGTAAAATGGATGTGGGCAACGGAGTCCTGCAGTTTGAGAGGACCATCCTGTCAGCGACGGTGAGACCTGTGTGGTCTGAACAGACGTCCGGCACAGATCAGTATagtctgtttgtgtttgaggtCAAAGGACTGGCTTTCCTTTATCATCAGGTACTAGGAAACAGCCGTACTAATTATaacaatgtttaatttaaagacttactctgatgaaaactgtgtttttgactcAAAAGTGccatttctaaaagaaaatatgtcctaaaaaatggttaatagtatttgtttttttaaattttgggtACAAATgatataatcataattgaaagacttCTAGGGACacgtaaaataaatcaaaaaatgaacatttaagcattttttgttgtgttttgcttaaaatattgaagttatttTACATAGAATTAGTTGATTTTCTACTGTTTTGTTTCAGGTGCGTTGCATGATGGCTGTGCTTCTTTTGATCGGTCAGAAGCTTGAAGAACCTCAGATTATAAATCAACTCCTTGATGTTGAAAATAATCCCAGAAAGCCCCAATACAGGTGATCTGCTGCACaagtttgaatttttacaaatgttattAATTGTAATCTTAATCTTGAATGTGTTTGATTTCTAGCATGGCGGTGGACTATCCTCTGGTGTTGCATGACTGTCACTTTGAGGGGCTGGAATGGCAGCAGGACGTCGAAGAGCTGAACCATGTCCTGTCCTCTCTGCAGCAGCACTGGATACAAAGTGCAGTCAAAGCTCATGTTCTGAGAGGGATGATGCAAGACCTGGAAGACAAAGGTGAGAGGTCAACTGAGACCGGACATTCTCTATAAGgagtaataaaacattttcaaaatgaaaacaattcagactttcctttttttgcttaaattatcAATATCTTGCAAGTTTTGAACTATGCTAGCAGCTTTCTGcattgaaattatttaatttaacataaacattattttgattgggataaatttaagtttgaacaggtccaacatttttgtaaatattatgaCAATTCTAATTATTTCTACTTCCACTTATTTCTATAAATATGTCATCACTCTCCATCTACAGGTGGATTGTCCTCCGACCATTGCTGGCTGGTTGAAGGCAGCAGACAGAAGAACTACCGACGACTGCTAGAGCGTCCGTGCTGCGAGAGCCTGGAGTCCAGGATTAACTACTTTGTTAAAAGAGGACGACTGGAGCGAGAGGAGGGGGAGAACGGAGAGGAAAcgttaaaaaggggaaaaagacCCAAACATTGTCACAGTTCCTCGACTCAGGCAGAGGCGGACAAACAAGCTGAGGATCAGAAAGCAGGAGAttaatgcttttctttttttttttttttttaagttttggagtgaaaaaacttgatttttttttttttaacaaaaataattgaacaaactttttgtgtttatgttaaaGCTTGAAGAAGGCTGTTTTGCTTCTCAATAAAACATAAGTTGGCTAAATTGGATTTATTTGAAGTAAACTTGATGATTCTGTGGGCGGAACTAATGTTGACAGAAACAGATGTGGGGAGGGGTTTACAGTAACACATGTCAAGCAAGCCGACAGGCTAGGATACTAGCAGTCATTGGAAGTCGGGGTGTAACTCGTGCGTgtcagttttagagtttttaaatcttttttatgtgttttcgAAAGTAACTTTTCTCTGAAGACGATGGCTGcgactttttttctgtgtgttttaacCTGACCGACACTTGTGCTAACGCTAGCTCGTTAGCAGTCCTGGCTGTTTCCTGTCAGCCTCCGGCGGTGCGGCCTCCTCCAGCGTCTTCAGGAATCTAAAATCTGCAAAGGTAAACACAACTTTTGCACATTAATTTCATGTTTACAATCTCAGTAATTACAAAACCAAAACAGCgttttttaagttatgtttttaaatttagatacGACTGACCCAAGCTTTGAAACTATTGttagtttgctttaaaaataataataataaaaaactgttcGATATAGCAACcactttttgcttttattttaccagatttacagttaaaaatgtatttgacaaaACTACGTCAGGTGGCGTTTTCAGCGTGACATCATTTCCTCTCTTCTGGttagtgaaaatatttttcagtaacaTTTCCTGATTTTGCTCCAAAATTTGcataataaaacacataaaatattacataatttgaaagaaaaacagtttaacatGTCTTGATTAACAACTAGACACTTGTTATTAATACAGTTTTATTATCAACTAATGagcaaacattattttatttcccCCCCCTCTTATTTTTAATCCATGTGTCTTTATGCGGGACAAAACTGACCCGTTTTCCAGCTTTGTAAATGGGTCTgttttgacccgaacacaatataAAGGTTAACTTGCTTTTATTTGCCGGAaaaacacatataaagaaaaaaaaacaaaacaaatgaataaatcataATGTGAACCTCTTAGTATGTtctgggtcaaattgacccattttcaagtGTGAAAAAATGGTTCAATTTTTACCCAAACACAATTTTGGGGTTAATTTGCTTtggtttacaaaaataaacataataaataaatacacaaaaataaataataatgtaacTTTCCTGGTATGTTCTGGGTCAAACTGACCCAttttaaagtgtgaaaaattggttcattttaacccaaacacaatataagggttatTTTTACTGAGCTTGCCAAAGTaacatattgttgaaaaaaaaagaaaaacacaaataagtagATCATATTGCCTCCCTCCTTGTATGTTCTGGGTCAAATTTACCCGTTTTCAAGTGTAAAAAAATTGGTCCATTTGACCCGGACACAATATAAGGGTTGATTTGCATTAGTTTgccggaaaaaaaaaacattattcagaaataataattataataaacacAGATAATTCAATCATAGTGTAACCCCTCCTGGTATGTtctgggtcaaattgacccgttttacaatttaaaaaaaaagtaaaaaaatttacaaataaagcctcaaagcattttttttctttaaaatatgtaatgAAAGGCTCATTTAGTGTCAtgaacatataaaataaaatgttttgtttactcTATTTGTAATtcagatataaataaaaacataacagGAGGTTTGACACAAAGACC includes:
- the pus3 gene encoding tRNA pseudouridine(38/39) synthase isoform X2, whose translation is MSDSLISRIKELEAEVEKLKSQLKESREAGGDAEMTSSSEGNSSKKERKKSGKERPFDFAAHPRRHVALRLAYLGWAYQGFAVQENTDNTVEARLFEALLKTRLIQDRQSSNYHRCGRTDKGVSAFSQVITIDLRSTQFCGGLGVTVPEKVDSSVKSKASSSELPYVKMLNRVLPQDIRILDWAPVAEGFSARFDCQSRTYRYYFPRGSLDVALMEDAAKRYEGTHDFRNLCKMDVGNGVLQFERTILSATVRCMMAVLLLIGQKLEEPQIINQLLDVENNPRKPQYSMAVDYPLVLHDCHFEGLEWQQDVEELNHVLSSLQQHWIQSAVKAHVLRGMMQDLEDKGGLSSDHCWLVEGSRQKNYRRLLERPCCESLESRINYFVKRGRLEREEGENGEETLKRGKRPKHCHSSSTQAEADKQAEDQKAGD
- the pus3 gene encoding tRNA pseudouridine(38/39) synthase isoform X1, translated to MSDSLISRIKELEAEVEKLKSQLKESREAGGDAEMTSSSEGNSSKKERKKSGKERPFDFAAHPRRHVALRLAYLGWAYQGFAVQENTDNTVEARLFEALLKTRLIQDRQSSNYHRCGRTDKGVSAFSQVITIDLRSTQFCGGLGVTVPEKVDSSVKSKASSSELPYVKMLNRVLPQDIRILDWAPVAEGFSARFDCQSRTYRYYFPRGSLDVALMEDAAKRYEGTHDFRNLCKMDVGNGVLQFERTILSATVRPVWSEQTSGTDQYSLFVFEVKGLAFLYHQVRCMMAVLLLIGQKLEEPQIINQLLDVENNPRKPQYSMAVDYPLVLHDCHFEGLEWQQDVEELNHVLSSLQQHWIQSAVKAHVLRGMMQDLEDKGGLSSDHCWLVEGSRQKNYRRLLERPCCESLESRINYFVKRGRLEREEGENGEETLKRGKRPKHCHSSSTQAEADKQAEDQKAGD